The following DNA comes from Passer domesticus isolate bPasDom1 unplaced genomic scaffold, bPasDom1.hap1 HAP1_SCAFFOLD_287, whole genome shotgun sequence.
tccatcccagtccctcccagttccctccagtccctcccagtccctcccagttccatCCCCCCTTTAACGCGGTCCCCACCACCCATCGCccctttaaaaaaaccacagacGAGTCCTCCAAGCCGGCCAGCCCTTCCCCTTTAGCCCCGCCCACTTCCGGCGGCGCTCCGCCACACTCCTTCCTCTCTATGACCCAAAATGGCGGCGCCCACAGTTTTTAACCCTCCGGAGCCCCCAGATGTGCCCGAATGTGCCCAGATGTGCCCCGGGTGTGCCCCAgatgtgccccaggtgtgccccaggtgtgcccagcgCTGTTTTTTTGGCCGCAGGTGGAGCGGATCAAGGAGCgggtggaggagaaggaggggaTCCCCCCCCAGCAGCAGCGGCTGATCTACAGCGGCAAGCAGATGTAGGAGGGGCTTCCCGAGGGGGCGTGGTCACGGGCGGGCGGGGCTAAGGGAGAGGGGCGCGGTCAGACACTAAAGGGGCGTGGCTTAAGTGGAGAGATTTGGGTTGAAAATGGGGAGATTTGGGTTAAAATGGCGGGCAGATGGGGCTAAAATGGCGGCGGGGCCGTGGGTTAAATGGGCGTGGTCAACGTTGGGCGGGGCTTAAGGAGGTGGGTGTGATCTGTGGATAAAGGGGCGGGGCTTTAATGGCACGATTTTGGCTTTAAACGGGGAAATTTGGGTTAAAATGGCGGAGGGGCGGGGCTTAAGTGGGcgtggtcagggtcaggagtggCTTAATGGGAGGGGCGTGGTCACAGGTTAAAGGGGCGGGGCTTAAGTGGAAAGATTTGGGTTGAAAACGGGGATATTTGGGTTAAAATGGTGgcaaatggggggaaatggtggAGGGGCGGGGCTTAAGTGGGCGTGGTCAGGAATGGACATGCCTTACGGAGAGAGACATAAAGGGGCGTGGCCTCGGGGTAAAGGGGCGGGGCTTAATGGGAAGATTTGGGGTTAAAGTGAGGAAATTTGGGTAAAATGGTGGCAAATGGGGTTAAAATGGTGGAGGGGCGGGCCTTAAGTGGGcgtggtcagggtcaggagtggCTTAATGGGAGGGGCGTGGTCACAGGTTAAAGGGGAGGGGTTTAATGGGAAGATTTGGGGTTAAACTGAGGAAATTTTGGTTAAAATGGCGGCAGATGGGGTTAAAATGGCGGAGGGGGCGGGGCTTAAATGGGCGTGGTTAGTGATGGACATGGCTTAAGGGGAGAGGCATAAAGGGGCGTGGCCACAGGGTAAAGGGGCGGGGCCTAAATTGAAAGATTTGGGTTGAAAATGGGTAGATTTTGGTTAAAATGGCGGCAAATGGGGTTAAAATGGCGGAGGGGCGGGGCTTAAGTGGGcgtggtcagggtcaggagtggCTTAATGGGAGGGGCGTGGTCACAGGTTAAAGGGGAGGGGTTTTAATGGGAAGATTTGGGGTTAAAGTGAGGAAATTTGGGTTAAAATGGCGGCAGATGGGGTTAAAATGGTGGAGGGGCGGGGCTTAAATGGGCGTGGTTAGTGATGGACATGGCTTAAGGGGAGAGGCATAAAGGGGCGTGGCAAAGGGTAAAGGGGCGGGGCTTAAATTGGAAGATTTGGGTTGAAAATGGGGAGATTCAGGTCAAAATGGCAGCAAATGGGGTTAAAATGGCGGCTGGGGGCGTGGCCTAAGTGGGTGGGGCTTAAAGGGGAGGGGCTTAGTGGGATTTGGGTGAAAAACGGGAAAAATTGGATTAAATTTGGGTTAAAACGGGGAAATTTGGGTTAAAATGGCAGCAAAAGTTCCGATGGTGCCTGGGGGCGGGACTTAAATGGGAGGGGCCAAAGTGGGCGGGGCTTAATCAAATTTgggtgggaaagggaaaatttggggttGAATGGGGTGGGCGTGGCTCAAGGGGGGCGTGGCCAAGAATGGATTTACAGTAAATGAGGCTTGGGTAACAAAGTGGGTGTGGCCTAAGTGGGCGTGgcctctctgactcctcccCCAGGAACGATGAGAAGACGGCGGCCGACTACAAAATCCAGGGGGGCTCCGTCCTCCATCTTGTGCTGGCCCTGCGAGGGGGCGTGGCCAGGCCCTGAGGGGGCGTGGCCATGCTCTGACCACGCCCCCTTTCCCTTTAATCCACACCTACCTTCATTTCCCCTTTCCCTGAGGTCGTTTCCTGTTCATGGATCCGTTATTATTTAATAAAGGTTCGCTGATGACGTCAGCAGCGCGTTTGTGACGTCATAGGCGTGTCGGTGACGTCATTTCCTGCTTAAAATTCGGTGTGGGCCC
Coding sequences within:
- the NEDD8 gene encoding NEDD8 isoform X4; its protein translation is MLIKVKTLTGKEIEIDIEPTDKVSSQFGPVRTSTDQYGPVERIKERVEEKEGIPPQQQRLIYSGKQMNDEKTAADYKIQGGSVLHLVLALRGGVARP
- the NEDD8 gene encoding NEDD8 isoform X5 is translated as MLIKVKTLTGKEIEIDIEPTDKVERIKERVEEKEGIPPQQQRLIYSGKQMNDEKTAADYKIQGGSVLHLVLALRGGVARP